ACGGCGAAATTGAACAGCATGACGGTGATTTTATTTCCGATGGTATTTCCTTGCAACATCACGTTCATCCCGAAAACGGGGATGTAACCGAGGAACCTACAGGGGGCACAGAATGAAAGGTATGTGCGCCCAAACAGGCAAACATTTAGACGGTATTGCCCACCTCAGACAGTCCATTACGGATATCCTTACAACTCCAATCGGTTCAAGGATTATGCGCCGCACTTATGGCAGTAATTTATTTAAACTGGTTGATAGGCCATATAGTGCTGACCTGCTTGTTGAATACTATTCTGCCGTTGCCGAAGCCCTCCAAAAATGGGAGCCACGCTTTAAGCTGACTAAAGTTATAGTTGAAAGCCTTGATGCTGCCGGACACATTATTCTTAATTTGGTGGGCAATTATTTGCCGGAAGGAAAGGAAATAACCTTAGACGGGATTGTAATATCATGAATGGTTTTACATCCATTAATATGTCCAAGGTTCCGGCC
This sequence is a window from Desulfovibrio sp. UCD-KL4C. Protein-coding genes within it:
- a CDS encoding GPW/gp25 family protein — translated: MKGMCAQTGKHLDGIAHLRQSITDILTTPIGSRIMRRTYGSNLFKLVDRPYSADLLVEYYSAVAEALQKWEPRFKLTKVIVESLDAAGHIILNLVGNYLPEGKEITLDGIVIS